The following coding sequences are from one Chanos chanos chromosome 12, fChaCha1.1, whole genome shotgun sequence window:
- the ssr2 gene encoding translocon-associated protein subunit beta, with translation MRALCVFALIAVLSAVTGEEGARLLASKSLLNRYAVEGRDLTLQYNIYNVGTSAALEVELSDDSFPPEDFGIVSGMLNVKWDRIAPASNVSHTVVLRPLKAGYFNFTSATVSYLAQEGGQVVVGYTSAPGQGGILAQREFDRRFSPHYLDWAAFGVMTLPSIGIPLLLWYSSKRKYDSPKSKKN, from the exons ATGCgggcgctgtgtgtgtttgctttgattGCGGTGCTGAGTGCGGTGACAGGAGAGGAAGGGGCTCGTCTTCTGGCCTCAAAGTCCCTGCTCAACCGCTATGCTGTTGAAGGTCGCGACCTCACGCTGCAGTACAACATCTACAATGTTGGCACCAG cGCCGCCCTGGAGGTGGAACTCTCAGATGACTCCTTCCCCCCTGAGGACTTTGGGATTGTTTCTGGAATGCTTAACGTCAAATGGGACCGCATTGCCCC GGCCAGTAATGTATCTCACACAGTTGTTCTTCGACCCCTGAAGGCAGGGTATTTCAACTTCACCTCGGCCACTGTCAGTTACCTGGCACAGGAGGGAGGACAGGTGGTG GTTGGCTACACCAGCGCGCCCGGACAGGGTGGCATTTTGGCTCAGAGAGAGTTTGACAGACGCTTCTCCCCACACTAT ctgGACTGGGCTGCGTTTGGAGTGATGACCTTACCCTCCATCGGCATTCCCCTGCTGCTCTGGTACTCCAGCAAGAGGAAATACGACTCCCCAAAGAGCAAGAAGAACTGA
- the LOC115825116 gene encoding uncharacterized protein LOC115825116, giving the protein MSSSKSEAIKRDFSSLPDPTRGSTVDYLKTVADLVSKYRKEKITLKKVEKYKFIIGNVEDTAYGDDTDEAEEWEQFYLPDHVKMEVIGALEHFPCNGESAQLVLMVCEDGKVYGYEEEYLHLVADSPKDLFDSGVQFPGKKSFYRGQSFENMTKADWNEVKQSPEMQEMYEEHKRLVQSYKHSYLSNLRGAAGSDHGQDMTAKPVPVPVRD; this is encoded by the exons ATGAG cTCATCAAAGAGCGAGGCGATTAAGAGGGACTTCTCCTCTCTGCCCGATCCGACCAGAG GATCCACGGTAGATTATCTAAAAACTGTTGCTGACCTAGTGTCCAAATATCGCAAGGAAAAGATAACACTGAAGAAGGTCGAGAAATACAAGTTTATTATTGGTAACGTGGAAGACACGGCCTATGGAGATGATACTGACGAAGCTGAGGAGTGGGAGCAGTTCTACTTGCCAGATCACGTGAAGATGGAGGTTATCGGCGCGCTGGAACATTTTCCATGTAACGGAGAAAGCGCGCAGCTGGTCCTCATGGTATGCGAGGACGGAAAGGTCTATGGATATGAAGAAGAGTATCTGCATCTGGTTGCCGATAGTCCTAAAGACCTCTTTGACTCAGGAGTCCAGTTTCCCGGCAAAAAGTCCTTTTACCGTGGGCAGAGCTTTGAGAATATG ACAAAAGCTGATTGGAATGAAGTGAAGCAGTCGCCTGAAATGCAGGAGATGTATGAAGAACACAAACGGCTCGTGCAGTCTTATAAACATTCCTATCTGAGTAATCTGCGAGGTGCTGCTGGGAGCGATCACGGCCAG GACATGACGGCTAAGCCAGTCCCTGTTCCTGTGCGTGACTGA